The following proteins are co-located in the Arctopsyche grandis isolate Sample6627 chromosome 3, ASM5162203v2, whole genome shotgun sequence genome:
- the LOC143923059 gene encoding uncharacterized protein LOC143923059 isoform X2 — MAPERPTATLSRAHTPKEIPHIEAEWPLPARVVRQIQRQVARAGRSLQRLEVQGTIIDNFDSLGPLSPPSPHHQSIIATVKKEHEYYEEVNVDSSNGNNGVDGLVEDNDLTNLTWLQDSNLLRSINLAKGDGDEMRPVTVQISPQSGMSGASPTSDYLEDSFTSEPADSNSSGDQLLISPCISPAPHTPIKAVIPNGFLHSSKSNGSSLKLKHPHNVPYNPLVHIQNKPPYSFSCLIFMAIENSPKKALPVKDIYSWILEHFPYFRNAPTGWKNSVRHNLSLNKCFLKVEKVQSLGKGSLWMVDDHYRNNLLQAFSRSPFHPCCPTAHSPSPSRPSSPMNSDVQDSMENNGVKGAPNPELFPFLSRRLAESTTKSSELTADALSDHDSCDSLDEVVAAAMVLALKHGPGVLPPPLISSCPTQDHTYSAATGSPEAGYGSDEEQRRTAEALLHLAGLPPAPEEFTEAAHRPRLLRKAPKRAAPTSFIGVASEHQAIINNNCGSQADRNLIRVKRSRQQHF, encoded by the exons ATGGCTCCTGAAAGACCGACTGCGACTTTGAGCCGAGCTCATACGCCGAAAGAAATTCCGCACATTGAG gcTGAGTGGCCGTTGCCGGCACGTGTCGTTCGACAAATACAACGGCAGGTAGCGCGGGCTGGTCGTTCTCTACAACGGTTGGAAGTGCAGGGTACGATTATAGACAATTTCGATTCTCTAGGTCCACTCTCTCCACCGAGTCCTCACCACCAATCCATCATTGCAACGGTGAAAAAAGAACACGAATACTACGAGGAAGTAAATGTTGATTCGAGCAATGGAAATAACGGTGTCGACGGACTCGTTGAAGACAATGATCTCACCAATTTAACGTGGCTGCAGGATAGCAATTTGCTTAGAA gtaTAAACTTAGCGAAAGGCGATGGCGATGAAATGCGACCCGTAACTGTACAAATATCTCCACAG AGTGGTATGTCCGGTGCTTCTCCAACTTCAGACTATCTGGAAGATTCGTTCACTTCAGAACCGGCAGATTCAAACAGCAGTGGTGATCAGCTTCTTATTTCACCATGCATATCTCCAGCTCCCCATACGCCGATTAAGGCGGTAATACCCAATGGTTTTCTACACTCAAGTAAAAGTAATG GTTCATCGCTAAAATTGAAACATCCCCATAACGTGCCGTACAATCCTTTGGTACACATCCAAAACAAACCACCATATTCATTtagctgtcttatttttatgGCAATTGAGAATAGTCCTAAAAAGGCATTACCAGTAAAAGATATATATTCGTGGATATTGGAGCACTTTCCATATTTTCGCAATGCACCGACTGGTTGGAAAAATAGCGTTCGGCATAATCTatctttaaataaatgttttttgaaAGTAGAAAAAGTTCAg AGCTTGGGAAAGGGTTCTTTATGGATGGTTGACGATCATTAcagaaataatttattacaagcctTCAGTCGCTCACCATTCCATCCATGTTGTCCCACTGCTCATTCGCCATCGCCTTCACGTCCTTCATCTCCTATGAATTCAGATGTACAAGACag TATGGAGAATAATGGGGTAAAGGGAGCTCCCAATCCAGAGCTGTTTCCATTTTTATCTCGACGTTTAGCCGAATCTACAACTAAGTCTTCAGAACTGACTGCTGATGCTTTGAG TGATCATGACAGCTGCGATTCGTTGGATGAAGTAGTGGCAGCAGCAATGGTATTAGCGTTAAAACATGGACCTGGTGTTTTACCACCTCCTCTCATTTCTAGTTGTCCCACTCAGGATCATACTTACAGTGCCGCTACTG GATCTCCTGAAGCGGGCTATGGTAGTGATGAAGAACAGCGAAGAACGGCCGAGGCACTGTTGCATTTAGCTGGTTTGCCACCTGCGCCCGAAGAATTCACTGAA gcAGCACATAGGCCAAGGCTGTTGAGGAAGGCTCCAAAGAGAGCGGCACCAACAAGTTTTATAGGCGTTGCATCGGAACATCaagcaataataaataataactgtGGGAGTCAAGCCGATCGAAATTTAATTAGAGTTAAAAGGAGTCGCCAGCAACATTTCTAA
- the LOC143923059 gene encoding uncharacterized protein LOC143923059 isoform X1 — protein sequence MAPERPTATLSRAHTPKEIPHIEAEWPLPARVVRQIQRQVARAGRSLQRLEVQGTIIDNFDSLGPLSPPSPHHQSIIATVKKEHEYYEEVNVDSSNGNNGVDGLVEDNDLTNLTWLQDSNLLRSINLAKGDGDEMRPVTVQISPQSGMSGASPTSDYLEDSFTSEPADSNSSGDQLLISPCISPAPHTPIKAVIPNGFLHSSKSNGSSLKLKHPHNVPYNPLVHIQNKPPYSFSCLIFMAIENSPKKALPVKDIYSWILEHFPYFRNAPTGWKNSVRHNLSLNKCFLKVEKVQSLGKGSLWMVDDHYRNNLLQAFSRSPFHPCCPTAHSPSPSRPSSPMNSDVQDRVPSMENNGVKGAPNPELFPFLSRRLAESTTKSSELTADALSDHDSCDSLDEVVAAAMVLALKHGPGVLPPPLISSCPTQDHTYSAATGSPEAGYGSDEEQRRTAEALLHLAGLPPAPEEFTEAAHRPRLLRKAPKRAAPTSFIGVASEHQAIINNNCGSQADRNLIRVKRSRQQHF from the exons ATGGCTCCTGAAAGACCGACTGCGACTTTGAGCCGAGCTCATACGCCGAAAGAAATTCCGCACATTGAG gcTGAGTGGCCGTTGCCGGCACGTGTCGTTCGACAAATACAACGGCAGGTAGCGCGGGCTGGTCGTTCTCTACAACGGTTGGAAGTGCAGGGTACGATTATAGACAATTTCGATTCTCTAGGTCCACTCTCTCCACCGAGTCCTCACCACCAATCCATCATTGCAACGGTGAAAAAAGAACACGAATACTACGAGGAAGTAAATGTTGATTCGAGCAATGGAAATAACGGTGTCGACGGACTCGTTGAAGACAATGATCTCACCAATTTAACGTGGCTGCAGGATAGCAATTTGCTTAGAA gtaTAAACTTAGCGAAAGGCGATGGCGATGAAATGCGACCCGTAACTGTACAAATATCTCCACAG AGTGGTATGTCCGGTGCTTCTCCAACTTCAGACTATCTGGAAGATTCGTTCACTTCAGAACCGGCAGATTCAAACAGCAGTGGTGATCAGCTTCTTATTTCACCATGCATATCTCCAGCTCCCCATACGCCGATTAAGGCGGTAATACCCAATGGTTTTCTACACTCAAGTAAAAGTAATG GTTCATCGCTAAAATTGAAACATCCCCATAACGTGCCGTACAATCCTTTGGTACACATCCAAAACAAACCACCATATTCATTtagctgtcttatttttatgGCAATTGAGAATAGTCCTAAAAAGGCATTACCAGTAAAAGATATATATTCGTGGATATTGGAGCACTTTCCATATTTTCGCAATGCACCGACTGGTTGGAAAAATAGCGTTCGGCATAATCTatctttaaataaatgttttttgaaAGTAGAAAAAGTTCAg AGCTTGGGAAAGGGTTCTTTATGGATGGTTGACGATCATTAcagaaataatttattacaagcctTCAGTCGCTCACCATTCCATCCATGTTGTCCCACTGCTCATTCGCCATCGCCTTCACGTCCTTCATCTCCTATGAATTCAGATGTACAAGACag ggtaCCTAGTATGGAGAATAATGGGGTAAAGGGAGCTCCCAATCCAGAGCTGTTTCCATTTTTATCTCGACGTTTAGCCGAATCTACAACTAAGTCTTCAGAACTGACTGCTGATGCTTTGAG TGATCATGACAGCTGCGATTCGTTGGATGAAGTAGTGGCAGCAGCAATGGTATTAGCGTTAAAACATGGACCTGGTGTTTTACCACCTCCTCTCATTTCTAGTTGTCCCACTCAGGATCATACTTACAGTGCCGCTACTG GATCTCCTGAAGCGGGCTATGGTAGTGATGAAGAACAGCGAAGAACGGCCGAGGCACTGTTGCATTTAGCTGGTTTGCCACCTGCGCCCGAAGAATTCACTGAA gcAGCACATAGGCCAAGGCTGTTGAGGAAGGCTCCAAAGAGAGCGGCACCAACAAGTTTTATAGGCGTTGCATCGGAACATCaagcaataataaataataactgtGGGAGTCAAGCCGATCGAAATTTAATTAGAGTTAAAAGGAGTCGCCAGCAACATTTCTAA